A single Desulfovibrio piger DNA region contains:
- the glyS gene encoding glycine--tRNA ligase subunit beta: MATFVLEIGSEELPARFLAGEEAELAARFTAALQEASVEHGALRTMSTPRRAIVIIEDVNPVQQEREEEVAGPPVRVAFAADGTPTKALEGFARTNGVSVDDVYRITTEKGEYVAVRKRIGGAAVADLLAGICPAVITSLPFGKRMRWGSNTLAYARPLRWIVALLDDAVVPFTVGPVASGRETMGHRIHGHGPFSVAHADDLLAVLEEKGGLTPDAADRRKIIVEGGDAQAAAIGGKVLWRDGLLDEVQGLTEHPVPLLADFDPSYLEVPREVLLTSMESHQKSFGIEAADGSLMPHFLTVLNISPEDMSLVKHGWERVLRARLEDARFFWHADLRDNFDHWLEKLDHVIFIGRLGTMGEKTRRLEALCRWLAGNVARGQVSAEDAARAGRLSKADLVTGMVGEFDTLQGIMGGIYAGRKGESPVVAQALREQYLPAGPDSPVPASLCGALLSMADKADTLVGCFGLGMIPTGAADPNALRRCALGIIRIALEFDLHFDIRQLFARAHELYGDRPWKLAPQEALDKLLDFFAGRVRNYWQNRGEDSLLVDAALGAGVADVCQCGARLAALARFSREAGYAEAVQTFKRVANIVRKQGAAEQLAAAWQADLLQEDAEKALAATLDDLLPRLDSLWEAGDHAAALETLLEVRPVVDAFFDGVMVMCDDAALRANRLAMLNALGTRFARLADFAALQI, from the coding sequence ATGGCGACCTTTGTGCTTGAAATTGGCAGCGAAGAACTGCCTGCCCGTTTTTTGGCCGGCGAAGAAGCCGAACTGGCCGCCCGTTTCACCGCGGCCCTGCAGGAAGCCAGTGTGGAACACGGCGCCCTGCGTACCATGAGCACGCCGCGTCGTGCCATCGTCATCATCGAGGACGTGAACCCCGTGCAGCAGGAGCGCGAGGAAGAAGTGGCCGGCCCGCCGGTGCGTGTGGCCTTTGCCGCTGACGGCACGCCCACCAAAGCCCTGGAAGGCTTTGCCCGCACCAACGGCGTGAGCGTGGACGATGTGTACCGCATCACCACCGAAAAGGGCGAATATGTGGCCGTGCGCAAGCGCATCGGCGGCGCTGCCGTGGCGGACCTGCTGGCCGGGATCTGCCCCGCCGTCATCACCTCCCTGCCGTTCGGCAAGCGTATGCGCTGGGGCAGCAATACCCTGGCCTATGCCCGCCCGCTGCGCTGGATCGTGGCCCTGCTGGATGATGCCGTGGTGCCCTTCACCGTGGGGCCCGTGGCTTCCGGTCGCGAGACCATGGGCCACCGCATCCACGGTCATGGCCCCTTCAGCGTGGCCCATGCCGACGACCTGCTGGCCGTCCTGGAGGAAAAGGGCGGCCTGACGCCCGATGCCGCCGACCGCCGCAAGATCATCGTGGAAGGCGGGGACGCCCAGGCTGCCGCCATCGGCGGCAAGGTGCTGTGGCGTGACGGCCTGCTGGACGAGGTGCAGGGCCTGACCGAGCATCCCGTGCCCCTGCTGGCCGACTTTGATCCGTCCTATCTGGAAGTCCCCCGCGAAGTGCTGCTCACCAGCATGGAAAGCCATCAGAAAAGCTTCGGTATCGAGGCCGCCGACGGCAGCCTCATGCCGCACTTCCTGACCGTGCTCAACATCTCCCCCGAGGACATGAGCCTGGTCAAGCACGGCTGGGAACGCGTGCTGCGTGCCCGCCTGGAAGATGCCCGCTTCTTCTGGCATGCCGACCTGCGCGACAATTTCGACCACTGGCTGGAAAAGCTGGATCACGTCATCTTCATCGGCCGTCTGGGCACCATGGGCGAGAAGACCCGCCGTCTGGAGGCCCTGTGCCGCTGGCTGGCCGGCAACGTGGCCCGGGGCCAGGTGAGCGCCGAAGACGCCGCCCGCGCCGGGCGTCTGTCCAAGGCCGACCTGGTGACCGGCATGGTGGGCGAATTCGACACCCTGCAGGGCATCATGGGCGGCATCTACGCCGGGCGCAAGGGCGAGAGCCCGGTGGTGGCCCAGGCCCTGCGCGAACAGTATCTGCCCGCCGGTCCCGACAGCCCCGTGCCCGCCAGCCTGTGCGGTGCCCTGCTGTCCATGGCCGACAAGGCCGACACCCTGGTGGGCTGCTTCGGCCTGGGCATGATCCCCACCGGCGCCGCCGACCCCAATGCCCTGCGTCGCTGTGCGCTGGGCATCATCCGCATCGCCCTGGAGTTCGACCTGCACTTCGACATCCGTCAGCTGTTCGCCCGTGCACACGAGCTCTATGGTGACCGCCCGTGGAAGCTGGCGCCGCAGGAAGCCTTGGACAAGCTGCTGGACTTCTTTGCGGGCCGTGTGCGCAATTACTGGCAGAACCGTGGCGAAGACAGCCTGCTGGTGGATGCCGCCCTGGGCGCCGGTGTGGCTGATGTCTGCCAGTGCGGGGCCCGTCTGGCCGCCCTTGCCCGGTTCAGCAGGGAAGCCGGCTATGCCGAGGCCGTGCAGACCTTCAAGCGTGTGGCCAACATCGTCCGCAAGCAGGGCGCGGCTGAACAGCTTGCCGCTGCCTGGCAGGCTGACCTGCTGCAGGAAGATGCCGAAAAGGCCCTGGCCGCCACGCTGGATGATCTGCTGCCGCGTCTGGACAGCCTGTGGGAGGCCGGCGACCATGCCGCCGCCCTCGAGACGCTGCTGGAAGTCCGTCCCGTGGTGGATGCCTTCTTCGACGGCGTCATGGTCATGTGCGATGATGCGGCGCTGCGCGCCAACCGCCTGGCCATGCTCAATGCCCTGGGCACCCGGTTTGCTCGGCTGGCGGATTTTGCCGCCCTGCAGATCTAA
- the rpsT gene encoding 30S ribosomal protein S20 yields the protein MANHKSAIKRHKQSLKHAARNRAARTRVKNAVKAVRAAITGNDKEQASSALTVAASVLAKAAGKGAMHWKKAARKLSRLSRAVNAIDAQ from the coding sequence GTGGCTAACCATAAGTCTGCCATCAAGCGTCATAAGCAGAGCCTGAAACACGCCGCCCGCAACCGCGCTGCCCGTACCCGCGTGAAGAACGCCGTCAAGGCTGTGCGCGCCGCCATCACCGGCAACGACAAGGAACAGGCCAGCAGCGCTCTGACTGTTGCCGCTTCCGTGCTGGCCAAGGCTGCCGGCAAGGGCGCCATGCACTGGAAGAAGGCCGCCCGCAAGCTGTCCCGCCTGTCCCGCGCCGTCAACGCCATCGACGCCCAGTAG
- a CDS encoding sigma-54 interaction domain-containing protein produces MKRHHETPLTDPDAPDREGTVPCAAPVPPPHRQRVRETDSGLRLLFDLSQVIDHSRDIGHSLEAALSLMAKHLHMMRGMITLVSPHTGEIRIEVAHGLNPAEQRRGHYALGEGVTGRVIQSGQPMVVSNVSASPIFLNRTRSRDLQKDTIAFICVPIKFEDEVLGALSVDRVFADAVTLEEDEHILTIIASMIAHVARARQNVMDERVAAIEENMRLRNALSAPLRPHGFVGNSDAMRLVYEQISQVAPSTTTVLLYGESGTGKELAAHAIHSAGKRNKGPFISLNCAALPENLIESELFGHEKGAFTGASGMRKGRFELADGGTLFLDEVGELSLLTQAKLLRVLQERCFERLGGTESLTVDVRIITATNRDLSRMVEEGTFRRDLYYRLNVFPIHMPPLRERQNDIQPLAAYFADKYAAANGRTGIRISLAVMDMLQRYAWPGNIRELENVMERAVLLVGPEGLILPQHLPRELHSTHCPFGAAAHKAAADPHAAPGSLQDRLDELERACITDALARHKGHVGHAAQALGLTERVMALRMKKHGISYKEFRQH; encoded by the coding sequence ATGAAACGACACCATGAGACGCCGCTGACGGATCCTGACGCCCCCGACCGGGAAGGGACTGTTCCCTGTGCTGCGCCCGTGCCGCCGCCGCACCGGCAGCGCGTGCGCGAAACGGACAGCGGTCTGCGTCTGCTGTTCGATCTTTCCCAGGTCATCGACCATTCCCGGGACATCGGCCACAGCCTGGAGGCGGCGCTCTCCCTGATGGCGAAACATCTGCACATGATGCGGGGCATGATCACCCTCGTGTCCCCCCATACCGGCGAGATACGCATCGAGGTGGCGCACGGTCTGAATCCAGCCGAACAGCGGCGGGGCCACTATGCCCTGGGCGAGGGCGTCACGGGGCGCGTCATCCAGAGCGGCCAGCCCATGGTCGTGTCCAATGTCTCGGCCAGTCCCATCTTTTTGAACCGCACCCGCTCCCGTGACCTGCAGAAAGATACCATCGCCTTCATCTGTGTGCCCATCAAATTCGAGGACGAGGTCCTGGGCGCCCTTTCCGTGGACCGGGTCTTCGCGGATGCCGTGACGCTGGAAGAGGATGAACACATCCTGACCATCATCGCATCCATGATCGCGCATGTGGCCAGGGCGCGGCAGAACGTCATGGACGAGCGCGTGGCGGCCATCGAAGAGAACATGCGCCTGCGCAACGCCCTGTCCGCACCGCTGCGTCCGCATGGTTTTGTCGGCAATTCCGATGCCATGCGCCTTGTTTACGAACAGATCTCACAGGTGGCGCCTTCCACCACGACGGTGCTGCTGTACGGTGAGAGCGGTACGGGCAAGGAGCTGGCCGCCCATGCCATCCATTCCGCCGGCAAGCGGAACAAGGGCCCGTTCATTTCGCTGAACTGTGCGGCCCTGCCGGAAAATCTCATCGAAAGCGAATTGTTCGGCCATGAGAAAGGGGCCTTCACCGGTGCTTCGGGCATGCGCAAGGGGCGGTTCGAACTGGCGGACGGCGGGACGCTCTTTCTTGATGAGGTCGGGGAACTTTCCCTCCTGACGCAGGCCAAGCTGCTCCGCGTCCTGCAGGAGCGCTGCTTCGAGCGTCTGGGCGGGACAGAGAGCCTCACCGTGGACGTGCGCATCATCACGGCCACCAACCGGGATCTGTCCCGCATGGTGGAGGAGGGCACCTTCCGCCGCGACCTGTATTACCGCCTGAACGTTTTTCCCATCCACATGCCGCCCCTGCGCGAGCGGCAGAACGACATCCAGCCGCTGGCCGCCTACTTTGCGGACAAATATGCTGCGGCCAACGGGCGCACAGGCATCCGCATCTCGCTGGCCGTCATGGACATGCTGCAGCGCTATGCCTGGCCCGGCAACATCCGCGAGCTGGAAAACGTCATGGAGCGGGCGGTGCTCCTGGTCGGCCCGGAGGGCCTGATCCTGCCCCAGCACCTGCCGCGTGAACTGCACAGCACGCACTGTCCGTTCGGGGCGGCCGCGCACAAGGCGGCAGCGGATCCCCATGCCGCGCCGGGCAGCCTTCAGGATCGCCTCGACGAGCTGGAACGGGCCTGCATCACGGATGCCCTTGCCCGACACAAAGGACATGTGGGCCATGCGGCCCAGGCCCTGGGGCTCACGGAGCGTGTCATGGCCCTGCGCATGAAGAAGCACGGCATCAGTTACAAGGAATTCCGCCAGCATTGA
- a CDS encoding LL-diaminopimelate aminotransferase: MIRSNEHYAGLPGAYLFATVAARVRAHREQHPALPVISLGIGDVTRPLPPAVITALHTAVDEMASAASFKGYGPEQGYDFLREAIAAHDYRARGVQMDASDIFVSDGSKCDVANIQELFSLSCRVAVTDPVYPVYVDSNAMAGRAGRWTGDRWSDLIYLPCTEANDFVPDFPAAVPDIIYLCYPNNPTGTVLHRDALAAWVDYARRHGALIIYDAAYEAFIRDTEGDVPHSIFEIPGAEEVAVECRSFSKTAGFTGLRCAFTTIPAAVTIPGPDGARIRLQDMWKRRQSTKYNGCPYIVQRAAEAVYSPEGQEQVRATIAAYMANAARIRSGIEGMGLACYGGIHAPYIWVRTPDGMGSWEFFDLLLSRTSLVCTPGAGFGPSGEGYVRFTAFGSEADTTEALERLQELRL; the protein is encoded by the coding sequence ATGATACGCAGCAACGAGCATTACGCCGGACTGCCCGGCGCCTATCTTTTCGCCACGGTGGCCGCCAGGGTCCGCGCGCACCGGGAGCAGCACCCCGCCCTGCCCGTCATCAGCCTGGGCATCGGCGATGTGACCCGCCCCCTGCCGCCCGCCGTCATCACCGCCCTGCATACCGCGGTGGACGAGATGGCCTCTGCCGCCTCGTTCAAGGGCTACGGCCCGGAACAGGGCTATGATTTCCTGCGCGAGGCCATCGCCGCCCATGACTACCGGGCCCGCGGCGTGCAGATGGACGCCTCGGACATCTTCGTCAGTGACGGATCCAAGTGCGATGTGGCCAACATCCAGGAGCTGTTCTCCCTTTCCTGCCGTGTGGCGGTCACGGATCCGGTCTATCCCGTCTATGTGGATTCCAATGCCATGGCGGGCCGCGCGGGCCGGTGGACGGGCGATCGCTGGAGCGACCTCATCTACCTGCCCTGCACGGAAGCCAACGATTTCGTGCCGGACTTCCCCGCTGCGGTGCCCGACATCATCTATCTCTGCTACCCCAACAATCCCACCGGCACGGTGCTGCACAGGGATGCCCTGGCCGCCTGGGTGGACTATGCCCGCCGCCACGGGGCCCTCATCATCTATGATGCGGCCTACGAGGCCTTCATCAGGGATACGGAAGGCGATGTGCCGCACAGCATCTTCGAGATCCCCGGTGCCGAGGAAGTGGCCGTGGAATGCCGCTCCTTCTCCAAGACAGCGGGCTTCACGGGCCTGCGCTGCGCCTTCACCACCATCCCGGCCGCGGTGACCATCCCCGGCCCGGACGGAGCCCGCATCCGCCTGCAGGACATGTGGAAGCGCCGCCAGAGCACCAAGTACAACGGGTGCCCCTACATCGTGCAGCGTGCCGCCGAAGCCGTCTACAGCCCGGAGGGACAGGAACAGGTCCGTGCCACCATCGCGGCCTACATGGCCAATGCGGCCCGCATCCGTTCCGGTATCGAAGGCATGGGCCTTGCCTGCTATGGCGGCATCCATGCCCCCTACATCTGGGTAAGGACACCTGACGGCATGGGCTCCTGGGAGTTTTTCGACCTTCTGCTGTCGCGCACGTCCCTGGTCTGCACCCCCGGTGCGGGCTTCGGCCCCAGCGGCGAAGGCTATGTGCGCTTCACCGCCTTCGGCAGCGAAGCGGACACCACCGAGGCCCTGGAACGTTTGCAGGAGCTGCGTTTGTAA
- the dapF gene encoding diaminopimelate epimerase, with translation MRKIAFTKMEGCGNDYVYLDGFSKDLRLTEADIPALARAISDRHYGVGSDGLVLILPPASPDRADIRMRMFNADGSEAEMCGNASRCVGRFAWEHALTGRPVIRLETLAGIKLLQRVDDDGGCPSRVCVDMGTPELARQRIPVRPDAASDPESPCIGQPMRVLDREWAVTCVSMGNPHAVVFVDDVDSLDLPVVGPAFEHHTWFPSRTNTEFVQLLDAGHVRMRVWERGAGETLACGTGACAVAVACHLTGRTGREVAVQLRGGTLDIRWDEQTGHILMTGPARTVFSGEYILAQGQED, from the coding sequence ATGCGTAAGATCGCCTTCACCAAGATGGAAGGCTGCGGCAACGATTACGTCTATCTTGACGGGTTCTCGAAAGACCTGCGGCTCACGGAAGCGGACATCCCCGCACTGGCCCGCGCCATCAGCGACCGGCATTACGGTGTGGGCTCCGACGGACTGGTGCTCATCCTGCCCCCCGCCTCGCCGGACAGGGCCGACATCCGCATGCGCATGTTCAATGCCGACGGCAGCGAGGCCGAGATGTGCGGCAACGCTTCCCGCTGCGTGGGACGCTTCGCCTGGGAGCACGCCCTGACCGGCAGGCCCGTCATCCGCCTGGAGACCCTGGCCGGGATCAAACTCCTGCAGCGTGTGGACGATGACGGGGGCTGCCCCTCCCGTGTCTGTGTGGACATGGGCACGCCGGAACTGGCCCGGCAGCGCATCCCCGTCCGCCCCGACGCGGCGTCGGATCCCGAAAGTCCGTGCATCGGGCAGCCCATGCGGGTGCTGGATCGTGAATGGGCCGTGACCTGCGTGTCCATGGGCAACCCTCATGCCGTGGTCTTTGTGGACGATGTGGACAGTCTGGACCTGCCTGTGGTGGGCCCGGCCTTCGAGCACCATACCTGGTTCCCCAGCCGCACCAATACCGAATTCGTGCAGCTCCTGGACGCGGGGCATGTGCGCATGCGTGTCTGGGAACGGGGCGCCGGTGAGACCCTGGCCTGCGGCACCGGAGCCTGTGCCGTGGCCGTGGCCTGCCACCTTACCGGCCGTACGGGAAGAGAGGTGGCGGTGCAGCTGCGCGGCGGCACGCTGGATATCCGCTGGGACGAACAGACGGGGCATATCCTGATGACCGGCCCGGCCCGCACCGTGTTTTCTGGAGAATACATCCTTGCCCAGGGGCAGGAGGACTAG
- the gltB gene encoding glutamate synthase large subunit — protein MNGLFDPRREHDACGVGFVAYLDGQSRHDVMHMALGAMTRMAHRGGGDGKNGDGAGILFPLPRGFFLRQWPALSVCATPWAVAQLFLPRDAALRASCLRRFRDTFTACGLRVEDERDVPVREEVLAPAARQTMPDFLQLLVLPDTSSPEAAELHDPEALERRLFLARHMAENLIWKELRQQGQDTRLFYVASCSCRSIVYKGMLPGSRMGEFYTDLTDGDCAAPFAVFHERFSTNTLPSWPLAQPFRLAAHNGEINTLRGNAAHMGVREAVLASPLLGAHLKDALPVINPDTSDSGTLDNVLELLVRAGYSLPHALMMMIPEPFGPTFVMGDNKRAFYEYHSSLMEPWDGPTCLVFTDGWRRVGAMLDRNGLRPCRWSVSRDGLMVLGSESGLVDTPEEDIIQRGQLQPRRMILADVEHHRIAPDAEIKGQVIRSQPWRRWLQKHAVRLETLNSMGEEGDAAHALPPLERRLRQAGCDSAWQRQVLVPMAENAQEPVCSMGTDKPLPCLSEEPQSLFRWFKQRFAQVTNPPIDPYREQLSMSLMGHAGHAGNILEPGPESCAVLRLPHPFLTTDDMRRIRASRRPAVRAVTLDATFPAHGDGEALRTSLDRLFADAETAIAQGATILVVSDTAMTADRAPIPALLACAGLHHHLIRAGLRHACGIIAESGEACEVIHMAQLIGYGVNAVCPHAALDAVRRMAREGRLSTDAGPLDEEDAQERYINALKKGLLKAFARLGISTLRSFRGSQPFEALGLAQDVIDRYFTGTPCSITGIGLETLARDAALRHAQAWDDAAGPAAAPAARLWGPRTVRALHTAVNEDGSGQAPSPAWQTFTELCNGQEARGFTLRSLLEIAPGQARMPVPLDDVEPEEDILRHFVGAAISYGAISDEAHRTLAEGCNACGVPSNCGEGGEDPARNPPWTDADGRRHDARSRIRQIASGRFGVTAEYLVHAEEIQIKAAQGAKPGEGGQLPAYKVTVDIARVRATMPGVSLVSPPPHHDIYSIEDLAQLIYDLRHLNPSARISVKLVAENGVGTIAVGVAKAGADCVVISGHDGGTGASPHSAIHYVGLPWESGLSEAHQALVTCGMRRRVSLQTDGLLRTGRDVVVAALLGAEEFAFGTALMVSMGCVMCRSCMKGRCPAGIATQDEKLRARFKGRPEHVMRFLRLLAGDVRRELAALGFRSLNEAVGHADLLAQRTDITGRAASLDLSRLLWTPDAVCGQHHAGGFPRVCEPTVLEQDLDQAAEPVLAGQCDHLRIERTIRNVDRAVGARLSGSIVLRHGAAGLPRDSLHLHFHGQAGQSLGAFLAPGVTLEVEGSVNDYAGKGLAGGIIVVRPDAGARFVAAEQAVAGNVALYGATAGEAYFCGQAGERFAVRNSGACAVVEGVGDHGCEYMTGGTVVVLGRTGYNFAAGMSGGTAFVYDLDEHFQNRCNIESVDLESVWQEEDQALLRRLVEQHAACTGSAKAASLLANWDAALPLFVKVMPLDYKNVLRRQAEAAHDAETASATEEVFHARGENEHA, from the coding sequence ATGAACGGTCTTTTCGATCCCCGCCGGGAGCACGATGCCTGCGGCGTGGGTTTTGTTGCCTATCTGGACGGCCAGAGCCGTCATGACGTGATGCACATGGCGCTCGGGGCCATGACCCGCATGGCCCATCGCGGCGGCGGTGACGGCAAGAACGGTGACGGCGCCGGCATCCTCTTCCCCCTGCCGCGCGGCTTTTTCCTGCGCCAGTGGCCCGCCCTGTCGGTCTGTGCCACGCCCTGGGCCGTGGCCCAGCTTTTCCTGCCCCGGGATGCGGCCCTGCGGGCGTCGTGCCTGCGACGCTTCCGTGACACCTTCACGGCCTGCGGCCTGCGCGTGGAGGACGAGCGCGACGTCCCTGTCCGTGAAGAGGTGCTGGCCCCCGCCGCCCGCCAGACCATGCCCGATTTTTTGCAGCTGCTCGTCCTGCCGGATACCAGCTCGCCGGAGGCCGCCGAGCTCCATGATCCTGAAGCCCTTGAACGCCGCCTGTTCCTTGCCCGGCACATGGCCGAGAACCTGATCTGGAAGGAACTGCGCCAACAGGGGCAGGACACCCGCCTGTTCTATGTGGCCAGCTGCTCCTGCCGGAGCATCGTCTACAAGGGCATGCTCCCCGGCTCCCGGATGGGAGAGTTCTATACCGACCTGACGGACGGGGACTGCGCCGCGCCCTTTGCCGTGTTCCACGAGCGTTTTTCCACCAATACCCTGCCTTCGTGGCCGCTGGCCCAGCCCTTCCGCCTGGCCGCCCATAACGGCGAGATCAACACCCTGCGCGGCAACGCGGCCCATATGGGCGTGCGCGAGGCCGTGCTCGCCTCGCCCCTGCTGGGGGCGCATCTGAAGGACGCCCTGCCGGTCATCAATCCCGATACCTCGGATTCCGGCACCCTGGACAACGTGCTGGAACTGCTCGTCCGCGCGGGCTACAGCCTGCCCCACGCCCTCATGATGATGATCCCCGAACCTTTCGGGCCGACCTTCGTCATGGGCGACAACAAGCGCGCCTTCTACGAATACCACTCTTCCCTCATGGAGCCCTGGGACGGCCCCACCTGCCTCGTCTTCACCGACGGCTGGCGGCGTGTGGGCGCCATGCTCGACCGCAACGGCCTGCGCCCCTGCCGCTGGAGCGTCTCCCGGGACGGCCTGATGGTGCTCGGCTCGGAAAGCGGCCTTGTGGATACGCCCGAAGAGGACATCATCCAGCGCGGCCAGCTCCAGCCCCGCCGCATGATCCTGGCGGACGTGGAACACCACCGCATCGCGCCTGATGCGGAGATCAAGGGCCAGGTCATCCGTTCCCAGCCCTGGCGCCGCTGGCTCCAGAAGCATGCCGTGCGTCTGGAGACCCTGAACAGCATGGGCGAAGAGGGCGATGCCGCGCATGCCCTGCCCCCGCTGGAGCGCCGTCTGCGCCAGGCCGGCTGCGACAGCGCCTGGCAGCGGCAGGTCCTCGTGCCCATGGCCGAAAATGCCCAGGAGCCCGTCTGCTCCATGGGGACGGACAAGCCCCTGCCCTGTCTCAGCGAGGAACCGCAGTCCCTGTTCCGCTGGTTCAAGCAGCGCTTCGCCCAGGTGACCAACCCGCCCATCGACCCGTACCGCGAACAGCTGTCCATGTCGCTCATGGGCCATGCCGGCCATGCCGGCAACATCCTGGAACCGGGCCCCGAAAGCTGCGCCGTCCTGCGTCTGCCGCATCCCTTCCTCACCACGGACGACATGCGCCGGATCCGGGCCTCCCGGCGTCCCGCTGTCCGGGCCGTCACCCTTGATGCCACCTTCCCGGCCCACGGCGACGGGGAAGCCCTGCGCACGTCCCTCGACCGCCTGTTCGCGGACGCCGAGACGGCCATCGCGCAGGGGGCCACCATCCTTGTGGTGAGCGATACGGCCATGACGGCGGACAGGGCGCCCATCCCCGCCCTGCTGGCCTGCGCGGGCCTGCATCATCACCTCATCCGTGCCGGGCTGCGCCACGCCTGCGGCATCATCGCCGAAAGCGGTGAAGCCTGCGAAGTCATCCACATGGCACAGCTCATCGGCTACGGCGTCAATGCCGTCTGTCCGCACGCCGCCCTGGATGCCGTCCGCCGCATGGCCCGGGAAGGCCGCCTGAGCACGGACGCCGGTCCTCTCGACGAGGAAGACGCCCAGGAACGCTACATCAACGCTCTGAAGAAGGGCCTGCTCAAGGCCTTTGCCCGCCTGGGCATCTCCACCCTGCGCTCTTTCCGCGGCTCGCAGCCCTTCGAGGCCCTGGGGCTGGCGCAGGATGTCATCGACCGCTATTTCACGGGCACGCCCTGTTCCATCACCGGCATCGGTCTGGAGACCCTGGCGCGCGATGCCGCCCTGCGGCACGCACAGGCCTGGGACGATGCCGCCGGGCCCGCTGCCGCCCCTGCGGCACGCCTCTGGGGGCCCCGTACCGTGCGTGCCCTGCACACGGCCGTCAATGAAGACGGCAGCGGCCAGGCTCCCTCCCCGGCCTGGCAGACGTTCACCGAGCTCTGCAACGGGCAGGAAGCCCGGGGCTTCACCCTCCGCTCCCTGCTGGAGATCGCTCCCGGCCAGGCACGCATGCCCGTCCCCCTGGACGACGTGGAGCCGGAAGAGGACATCCTGCGCCATTTCGTCGGCGCGGCCATCTCCTACGGTGCCATCAGTGACGAGGCCCACCGCACCCTGGCCGAAGGCTGCAATGCCTGCGGCGTGCCCTCCAACTGCGGTGAAGGCGGCGAAGACCCGGCCCGCAACCCCCCCTGGACGGATGCGGACGGCCGTCGCCATGACGCGCGCTCCCGCATCCGCCAGATCGCTTCGGGGCGCTTCGGTGTCACGGCGGAATATCTCGTCCATGCGGAAGAGATCCAGATCAAGGCGGCCCAGGGCGCCAAGCCCGGTGAAGGCGGCCAGCTGCCCGCCTACAAGGTCACGGTGGACATCGCCCGCGTCCGGGCCACCATGCCCGGTGTCTCTCTGGTCTCCCCGCCGCCGCATCATGACATCTACTCCATCGAAGACCTGGCGCAGCTCATCTACGACCTGCGTCACCTCAATCCTTCGGCCCGCATCTCCGTCAAGCTGGTGGCCGAAAACGGCGTCGGGACCATCGCCGTGGGCGTGGCCAAGGCCGGCGCGGACTGCGTGGTCATCTCCGGCCATGACGGCGGTACCGGTGCCAGCCCCCATTCCGCCATCCATTATGTGGGCCTGCCGTGGGAATCCGGCCTGTCCGAAGCGCATCAGGCCCTGGTGACCTGCGGCATGCGCCGGCGGGTGTCCCTCCAGACCGACGGCCTGCTGCGCACCGGCCGTGACGTCGTCGTGGCCGCGCTGCTGGGCGCCGAGGAATTCGCCTTCGGGACGGCGCTGATGGTCAGCATGGGCTGCGTCATGTGCCGCAGCTGCATGAAGGGCCGCTGCCCGGCGGGCATCGCCACCCAGGACGAAAAGCTGCGTGCCCGCTTCAAGGGGCGCCCTGAACATGTGATGCGCTTCCTGCGCCTGCTGGCCGGGGACGTGCGCCGCGAACTGGCCGCCCTGGGCTTCCGCTCCCTGAACGAGGCCGTCGGCCATGCCGATCTGCTGGCGCAGCGTACGGACATCACGGGCCGGGCGGCCTCCCTCGACCTCTCGCGCCTGCTCTGGACGCCCGACGCGGTCTGCGGACAACATCATGCCGGGGGCTTCCCCCGTGTCTGCGAGCCCACGGTGCTGGAGCAGGATCTGGATCAGGCCGCCGAACCCGTGCTGGCAGGCCAGTGCGATCATCTGCGTATCGAGCGGACCATCCGCAATGTGGACCGTGCCGTGGGTGCGCGCCTTTCCGGCAGCATCGTCCTGCGCCACGGGGCCGCCGGCCTGCCCCGGGACAGCCTGCATCTCCACTTCCACGGCCAGGCCGGGCAAAGCCTCGGCGCCTTCCTGGCCCCCGGCGTGACCCTTGAGGTGGAAGGCAGCGTCAATGACTACGCGGGCAAGGGCCTTGCCGGCGGCATCATCGTGGTCCGCCCCGATGCCGGGGCCCGCTTCGTGGCGGCGGAACAGGCCGTGGCCGGCAACGTGGCCCTGTACGGCGCCACCGCCGGCGAGGCCTATTTCTGCGGCCAGGCCGGGGAACGCTTTGCCGTACGCAACTCCGGTGCCTGCGCCGTGGTGGAAGGTGTGGGCGACCACGGCTGCGAATACATGACCGGCGGCACCGTCGTCGTCCTGGGACGCACCGGCTACAATTTCGCTGCCGGCATGAGTGGCGGCACGGCCTTCGTCTACGACCTGGACGAGCATTTCCAGAACCGCTGCAACATCGAGAGCGTGGATCTGGAATCCGTCTGGCAGGAAGAGGATCAGGCCCTGCTGCGCCGCCTGGTGGAACAGCACGCGGCCTGCACCGGCAGTGCCAAGGCCGCGTCCCTGCTGGCCAACTGGGATGCCGCCCTGCCGCTCTTCGTCAAGGTCATGCCGCTGGATTACAAGAACGTGCTCCGCCGTCAGGCGGAAGCCGCCCACGACGCGGAGACCGCCTCCGCCACCGAAGAAGTGTTCCACGCACGAGGAGAAAACGAGCATGCGTAA